In one Nocardia tengchongensis genomic region, the following are encoded:
- a CDS encoding FAD-dependent monooxygenase, producing the protein MTTTVPVLIVGGGGAGLSASMILSTLGVESLLVSALPGTSVLPKAHVLGQRTMEIFTEVGVAQAIYERGTPQENLVETGFYAGVRGANPNTGREIGKLEIWGAGNRDPEYIDASPCPTTNLPQIRLEPVLKAHAEQLNPDGIRFNHELIALEQDADGVTSTIRDKASGEQYQVRSWYVIAADGGRTVGKLVGIELQGDRNIMDVASVHMTADLSEVLSDDGVLLRWLANPDFGGTMTGGTLCPMGPDHWGTKSEEWVFHIGYPYGDSDAGDRDKVVARMKSVLGLPDLDAEVHAVSKWTMEGILADRFRVGRVFVAGDAAHRHPPTSGLGLNSAVHDVHNLCWKLAQVLAGQAGDGLLDTYEAERRPVVQRNIANSVKCAMDRFRLDAALGISMDKSAEENWRAIEVIWDPSHPDHAERRDLLNNALAAQSGEFRHHGLEFGFTYSSTAVVDDGSPAPVPIDAVRLYEPSTRPGHPLPHAFVSRAGVRFPLQELTHGGAFVLIAGEDGTGWVDAARKLADSTGIRLVAVTVGADDAELADVRFAWLRKREISRAGAVLVRPDRFVGFRAVGAVEDPLAELSSALERILAVDGFGAGIGA; encoded by the coding sequence CTGATCGTCGGCGGAGGCGGCGCGGGGTTGTCCGCGTCGATGATCCTGTCCACGCTCGGGGTCGAATCCCTGCTCGTCAGCGCCCTGCCCGGGACATCGGTCCTGCCCAAGGCGCACGTGCTGGGGCAGCGCACCATGGAGATATTCACCGAAGTCGGTGTGGCCCAGGCGATCTACGAGCGCGGGACCCCGCAGGAGAATCTCGTCGAGACCGGCTTCTACGCCGGTGTACGCGGTGCGAACCCGAACACGGGCCGCGAGATCGGCAAGCTCGAGATCTGGGGCGCCGGGAATCGAGATCCGGAGTACATCGACGCCAGTCCGTGCCCGACGACCAACCTTCCGCAGATCCGGCTCGAACCCGTGCTGAAAGCCCATGCGGAGCAACTCAATCCCGACGGGATCCGATTCAATCACGAGCTGATCGCTCTCGAACAAGATGCCGACGGCGTCACCAGCACCATCCGCGACAAGGCCAGCGGTGAGCAGTACCAGGTCCGCTCCTGGTACGTGATCGCCGCCGACGGCGGCCGCACCGTCGGCAAATTGGTGGGCATCGAGCTGCAGGGCGACCGCAACATCATGGATGTCGCATCGGTGCATATGACCGCCGATCTGTCCGAGGTGCTCTCCGATGACGGGGTGTTGTTGCGGTGGCTGGCCAATCCCGACTTCGGCGGCACAATGACCGGGGGGACGCTGTGTCCGATGGGCCCAGATCATTGGGGCACGAAGTCGGAGGAATGGGTCTTCCATATCGGCTACCCGTACGGCGACTCCGATGCCGGTGACCGCGACAAGGTCGTCGCACGGATGAAGTCGGTGCTGGGTCTGCCCGATCTGGACGCCGAGGTCCACGCCGTGTCCAAGTGGACGATGGAGGGCATCCTGGCCGACAGGTTCCGAGTCGGCCGAGTCTTCGTGGCCGGTGATGCCGCCCACCGGCATCCACCCACCAGCGGGCTGGGATTGAATTCGGCGGTCCACGACGTGCACAACCTGTGCTGGAAGCTGGCGCAGGTGTTGGCCGGGCAGGCCGGCGACGGTCTGCTCGACACCTACGAGGCCGAGCGCCGCCCGGTGGTGCAGCGCAATATCGCCAACTCGGTCAAGTGCGCGATGGACCGGTTCCGGCTCGACGCGGCGCTGGGCATCTCGATGGACAAATCGGCCGAGGAGAACTGGCGGGCCATCGAGGTCATCTGGGATCCGTCGCATCCGGACCACGCCGAACGGCGTGATCTGCTCAACAACGCGCTGGCCGCCCAGTCGGGCGAATTCCGCCATCACGGACTGGAATTCGGGTTCACCTACTCGTCGACGGCGGTCGTCGACGATGGTAGCCCGGCACCTGTGCCGATCGATGCCGTCCGGTTGTACGAGCCGAGCACCAGGCCCGGTCACCCCCTGCCGCACGCATTCGTTTCCCGTGCGGGCGTGAGGTTCCCGCTGCAGGAGCTCACCCACGGCGGCGCGTTCGTCCTGATCGCCGGCGAGGACGGGACGGGCTGGGTGGACGCGGCCCGCAAACTGGCCGACAGCACCGGCATCCGCCTGGTCGCGGTGACCGTCGGCGCGGACGACGCCGAGCTGGCCGACGTGCGCTTCGCCTGGCTGCGCAAGCGCGAAATCTCGCGTGCGGGTGCGGTTTTGGTGCGACCCGATCGTTTCGTGGGATTTCGGGCCGTCGGCGCCGTCGAAGATCCGCTGGCGGAGCTGTCCTCGGCCCTCGAGCGGATTCTCGCCGTCGACGGGTTCGGCGCCGGTATCGGCGCGTGA
- a CDS encoding TetR/AcrR family transcriptional regulator, protein MATWTGSEPTRLERRKARTRAALVTAAQAFMAEGRLSPPILEITQAADVGMGSFYNHFASRDELFRAAVEDALDRLGAALDVLTGGLGDPAQAFAQSFRLVGRLHRRAPTLSKSLLTNGLGLTEASTGITPRARRDIGAAVEAGRFQVQDLDLTMTIVTGAALCLGQLLHDHPDRDDAEAADQVTEDLLRMLGLPADEATRIARSPLPGLDSLPREAALG, encoded by the coding sequence ATGGCCACCTGGACCGGTTCGGAACCCACCCGCCTCGAGCGCCGCAAGGCGCGTACCCGCGCCGCACTGGTGACCGCGGCGCAGGCGTTCATGGCCGAGGGGAGGTTGAGCCCGCCGATCCTGGAGATCACCCAGGCCGCCGACGTCGGAATGGGTTCGTTCTACAACCATTTCGCCAGCCGCGACGAGCTGTTCCGGGCGGCAGTCGAGGATGCGTTGGATCGGCTCGGGGCGGCCTTGGACGTGCTGACCGGCGGGCTCGGCGATCCGGCGCAGGCCTTCGCGCAGAGCTTCCGGCTCGTCGGCCGCCTGCATCGTCGCGCGCCGACGCTCAGCAAGAGCCTGCTCACGAACGGGCTCGGTCTCACCGAGGCGAGCACGGGCATCACCCCCCGCGCCCGCCGCGATATCGGGGCCGCCGTCGAGGCCGGACGATTTCAGGTCCAGGACCTGGACCTGACCATGACCATCGTCACCGGCGCGGCCCTGTGCCTCGGGCAACTGCTGCACGATCACCCCGACCGCGACGATGCCGAGGCCGCCGACCAGGTGACCGAGGACCTACTGCGCATGCTGGGCCTGCCCGCCGACGAGGCGACGCGGATCGCCCGGTCCCCGCTGCCCGGACTCGACTCGCTGCCGCGGGAAGCGGCACTCGGCTGA
- a CDS encoding VOC family protein yields the protein MNDHHDVHVGLHSEQGALPGEHPGRARNPVIKVADLAWLEFEKPDLRKAETFAHAFGFATAARSADELWLRGTDSGAPCVLIRRGPQSSFLGPAFRATEAADLSRLADRTGSRVTPLPESLGGLVVDLADPNGLRVRVTAGMEVLGALPAQQPHTFNFGHSTARTNSTQRPPREPTRVQRLGHVVFQTTRYRQTLDWYLEHLGLIVSDFLYHPGHRERGPAMSFIRCDQGSIPTDHHTLALMLGPSNRYVHSAYQVADLDALAAGGEYLREQGYQRSWGIGRHIQGSQIFDYWRDPDGFIVEHFSDGDLFDNTLEPGWAPMSASGLAQWGPPATKDFLGIAPGREALRELRAMACALREDNEFDLGRLRGMMKVARS from the coding sequence ATGAACGACCATCACGACGTCCACGTCGGTCTCCACAGTGAGCAAGGGGCATTGCCCGGTGAACATCCCGGGCGGGCCCGCAATCCGGTGATCAAGGTCGCGGACCTGGCGTGGCTGGAATTCGAGAAGCCGGACCTGCGCAAGGCCGAAACCTTCGCGCACGCCTTCGGATTCGCCACCGCCGCACGGTCGGCGGACGAATTGTGGCTGCGCGGAACCGATTCCGGCGCGCCGTGCGTGCTGATCCGCCGCGGACCGCAATCGAGTTTTCTCGGCCCGGCCTTCCGGGCCACCGAGGCCGCCGATCTGTCGCGGCTCGCGGACCGCACCGGGTCCCGGGTGACGCCGCTGCCGGAGAGTCTCGGCGGGCTCGTCGTCGATCTCGCCGACCCGAACGGGCTGCGAGTGCGCGTCACCGCGGGTATGGAGGTGCTCGGCGCGCTGCCCGCCCAGCAACCGCACACGTTCAACTTCGGGCACAGCACCGCCCGGACCAACAGCACCCAGCGCCCACCCCGCGAACCGACTCGGGTACAGCGGCTAGGGCACGTGGTCTTCCAGACGACCCGATACCGGCAGACCCTGGACTGGTATCTGGAGCATCTAGGCTTGATCGTCAGCGATTTCCTGTACCACCCCGGCCACCGCGAGCGTGGACCGGCGATGAGTTTCATTCGCTGCGACCAGGGCTCGATCCCGACCGACCACCACACCCTGGCACTGATGCTCGGACCGTCCAACCGCTATGTGCACTCGGCCTACCAGGTCGCCGACCTCGACGCGCTCGCCGCAGGCGGGGAATACCTGCGCGAGCAGGGATATCAGCGCTCATGGGGTATCGGCCGCCACATCCAGGGCAGCCAGATCTTCGACTACTGGCGTGACCCCGACGGGTTCATCGTCGAGCACTTCAGCGACGGAGACCTGTTCGACAACACCCTCGAACCAGGCTGGGCGCCGATGTCGGCGTCTGGGCTCGCGCAATGGGGTCCCCCCGCGACCAAGGACTTCCTCGGCATCGCGCCCGGCCGCGAAGCGCTGCGCGAACTGCGCGCGATGGCCTGCGCGCTGCGCGAGGACAACGAATTCGACCTCGGCCGCCTGCGCGGCATGATGAAAGTAGCCCGCTCATGA
- a CDS encoding fumarylacetoacetate hydrolase family protein, with protein sequence MSISVLRTADAWWVQTATGAARVDTTATTTGELLADRAALTAAAASRDTTPVTELTLCSPVTAPCRVVAQMTNFASHVRDSGGDPKTVPLTFFRKTSGSISGPYDDVIRPAHVGLLDYEVEIGLVFGKPMPVGSEITADNLADYITGLVVTNDVSARDVQLPKTQFYEAKSYPTFTPVGPALVLLDADELKRFTDLRLRLWVNGEFRQNMTVADMIYRPVQALRELTRFQRMDAGDLLLTGTPIGTAISAPPKPVALITNLLPPAVKWKLFFAGQAKNPKYLKDGDVVEAAIGTDDGALDLGRQRTVVRYAR encoded by the coding sequence ATGAGCATTTCCGTACTCCGCACCGCCGACGCCTGGTGGGTGCAAACCGCCACCGGGGCCGCCCGCGTGGACACCACTGCCACGACCACCGGTGAACTGCTGGCCGATCGCGCGGCCCTCACCGCCGCGGCCGCGAGCCGCGACACCACGCCGGTGACCGAGCTGACCCTGTGCTCACCGGTGACCGCACCCTGCCGGGTAGTGGCGCAAATGACGAATTTCGCCTCCCACGTGCGGGATTCGGGCGGCGATCCGAAGACGGTGCCACTCACCTTCTTCCGCAAGACCTCCGGATCGATCAGCGGACCCTACGACGACGTGATCCGGCCCGCCCACGTCGGGCTGCTGGACTACGAAGTGGAGATCGGCCTGGTCTTCGGCAAACCGATGCCTGTCGGCTCCGAGATCACCGCCGACAACCTCGCCGACTACATCACCGGCCTGGTCGTCACCAATGACGTGTCCGCCCGGGATGTGCAGTTGCCGAAAACCCAATTCTACGAGGCGAAGTCGTATCCGACGTTCACTCCGGTCGGACCGGCGCTGGTGCTGCTGGACGCCGATGAACTGAAGCGGTTCACCGATCTGCGGCTGCGACTGTGGGTCAACGGCGAATTCCGACAGAACATGACGGTCGCCGACATGATCTACCGGCCGGTGCAGGCGCTGCGGGAGCTGACCCGCTTCCAGCGCATGGACGCCGGGGACCTGCTGCTGACCGGAACCCCGATCGGCACCGCCATCAGCGCCCCGCCGAAGCCGGTCGCGCTGATCACCAACCTGCTGCCGCCGGCGGTGAAATGGAAGCTGTTCTTCGCCGGTCAGGCCAAGAACCCGAAGTACCTGAAGGACGGGGACGTCGTCGAAGCGGCCATCGGCACCGACGACGGCGCACTCGATCTGGGACGCCAGCGCACCGTCGTCAGATACGCGCGATGA
- a CDS encoding acyl-CoA synthetase, giving the protein MTGTIPASPAGADRMWPRYESPADLAEIESVPLAARGLPESTYALLTRAARLWPDRTALTVLPEATRWREPVCSTFSELLADVHRYANLLHRLGVRRGDAVALIAPNCAELIPATLAAQLAGIATPINGALSPRHIAELLHRSGARIVITAGPELAAETWRSTRESVLGGHIEALLVLRPTASDAAADPLPRLDGIEVGYLTDLAADQDSTGFAGRPPTATDLAALFHTGGTTGIPKLAAHTHSGEVANAWMIAANSLLDTNSVVFAGLPLFHVNALVVTLLAPLFKGQPVVWAGPLGYRDPALYSQFWKLVEHYRIATMSAVPTVYAALAQCPVTADISSLRYAMVGASPLPAAVRENFQAHTGITLIEGYGLTEATCASARTFPSAPRPGAVGQRMPYQQVKVIRIGPDGSWNDLPRNHLGVLAVAGPTLFAGYVSGRGEHGHLLDGSGKLVDGWLDTGDLARVDHDGYIYLHGRAKDLIIRGGHNIDPATIEDALLAHPQVTGAGAVGRPDPHSGEVPVAYVTLAAGAEVTETDLLAWASERVPERAAAPKSIIVLDSLPTTDVGKPYKLALRADATRREVLDALDTTAGIGAVSVSIEDGSVLATVELDTTADAPAVEAVLGRYAISWKVQVDQ; this is encoded by the coding sequence ATGACTGGCACGATACCCGCCTCTCCCGCCGGCGCGGACCGGATGTGGCCACGGTACGAGTCGCCGGCCGACCTGGCCGAGATCGAATCCGTCCCGCTGGCCGCACGCGGGCTGCCGGAATCGACCTACGCGCTGCTGACCCGGGCGGCGCGGCTGTGGCCCGACCGCACCGCGCTGACCGTGCTGCCGGAGGCGACCCGATGGCGAGAACCGGTGTGCAGCACCTTCTCCGAACTGCTGGCCGATGTCCACCGCTACGCGAATCTGCTGCACCGGCTGGGCGTGCGGCGCGGTGACGCGGTCGCGCTCATCGCCCCCAACTGCGCCGAGCTGATCCCGGCGACCCTGGCCGCCCAACTCGCCGGAATCGCCACGCCGATCAACGGCGCTCTGTCCCCGCGGCACATCGCCGAACTACTGCACCGCTCCGGCGCGCGGATCGTGATCACCGCCGGTCCCGAACTCGCCGCCGAAACCTGGCGCTCAACAAGGGAATCCGTGCTGGGAGGCCACATCGAGGCGCTGCTGGTGCTGCGCCCGACCGCGTCGGACGCCGCCGCAGACCCGCTCCCGCGCCTGGACGGGATCGAGGTGGGATACCTCACCGACCTTGCCGCCGACCAGGATTCGACCGGTTTCGCCGGCCGGCCGCCGACCGCCACGGATCTGGCGGCGCTCTTCCACACCGGCGGCACCACCGGCATACCGAAACTGGCCGCGCACACCCACTCCGGTGAGGTCGCCAATGCGTGGATGATCGCCGCGAACTCCCTGCTGGACACGAATTCGGTGGTGTTCGCGGGGCTGCCGCTGTTCCATGTCAACGCCCTGGTGGTCACGCTGCTGGCACCGTTGTTCAAGGGACAGCCGGTGGTCTGGGCCGGGCCGCTCGGCTACCGCGACCCCGCACTGTACAGCCAGTTCTGGAAGCTGGTCGAGCACTACCGGATCGCAACGATGAGCGCCGTGCCGACCGTGTACGCGGCGCTGGCGCAATGCCCGGTCACCGCCGACATCTCCAGCCTGCGATACGCCATGGTCGGCGCCTCGCCGCTGCCTGCGGCCGTCCGCGAGAATTTCCAGGCCCACACCGGAATCACGCTCATCGAAGGCTACGGCCTGACCGAGGCGACCTGCGCCAGCGCCCGCACCTTCCCCAGCGCGCCCCGGCCGGGTGCGGTCGGCCAGCGCATGCCCTACCAACAGGTCAAGGTCATCCGCATCGGGCCCGACGGCAGCTGGAACGACCTGCCGCGCAATCATCTCGGAGTGCTGGCGGTCGCCGGTCCCACGTTGTTCGCCGGCTATGTGAGCGGGCGTGGCGAACACGGTCATCTGCTCGACGGGTCGGGCAAACTGGTCGACGGCTGGCTCGACACCGGTGATCTCGCCCGCGTCGACCACGACGGCTACATCTATTTACACGGCCGTGCCAAGGATTTGATCATCCGCGGCGGCCACAATATCGACCCCGCCACCATCGAGGACGCCCTGTTGGCTCATCCACAGGTCACCGGTGCCGGCGCGGTCGGGCGGCCCGACCCCCACTCAGGCGAGGTGCCCGTCGCCTATGTCACGCTGGCCGCGGGCGCCGAAGTGACCGAGACCGATCTGCTCGCCTGGGCCAGCGAGCGGGTCCCTGAGCGGGCCGCCGCACCGAAATCGATCATCGTGCTCGACTCACTACCGACTACCGACGTCGGCAAACCCTACAAGCTCGCGCTGCGCGCCGACGCCACCCGCCGCGAGGTGCTCGACGCACTCGACACGACCGCTGGAATCGGTGCCGTGTCGGTGTCGATCGAGGACGGCTCGGTGCTGGCCACGGTCGAACTCGATACGACCGCGGACGCCCCGGCCGTGGAAGCAGTGCTCGGTCGATACGCAATTTCATGGAAAGTCCAGGTTGATCAATGA
- a CDS encoding DoxX family protein translates to MKIAAIALACVLVLCFVSAGAAKVLAVPAMRERAAHVGFSVAAYRAIGVLELAAALGVLAALVWWPLGVAAAAGLILLMAGAAIVHARTGDPLPQLAPAVVAGLICAAYLATLIGANR, encoded by the coding sequence ATGAAGATCGCGGCGATCGCACTCGCCTGTGTGCTCGTGTTGTGTTTCGTTTCCGCCGGAGCGGCCAAGGTGCTCGCGGTACCGGCCATGCGCGAGCGGGCCGCCCATGTCGGCTTCTCGGTCGCCGCGTATCGGGCCATCGGTGTGCTCGAACTCGCCGCTGCCCTGGGCGTTCTGGCCGCACTGGTGTGGTGGCCGCTCGGCGTGGCCGCCGCGGCTGGTCTGATCCTGCTCATGGCTGGCGCCGCCATCGTGCACGCGCGCACCGGTGACCCACTCCCGCAGCTGGCACCGGCCGTGGTCGCCGGGCTGATCTGCGCGGCCTACCTCGCCACATTGATCGGAGCCAACCGATGA
- a CDS encoding bifunctional 3-(3-hydroxy-phenyl)propionate/3-hydroxycinnamic acid hydroxylase: MNGSIVPVVIVGAGPTGLTAATLLAQYGIEVLVLERWDGVFPQPRAVHLDGEIRRILAKLGIGTAFDAITRPALGLRLLDRDQRVLGQIDRDPAGGRNGYPEANLFDQPELEALLRANLEHHRSVTVHGNAEVTAITAETDCVRIDYTDRLTGSAGTVRARYLLGCDGANSLIRAAIGAHMQDMRFEQRWLVVDVATTAELDQWEGVHQVCDPERAATYMRIGKTRHRWEFRLRPGETADDYPDVSRLHPLIRPWTADTPVEELDVVRVAEYTFRAQAADRWQRGRVFILGDAAHLTPPFIGQGLCAGLRDAANLTWKLAAVLAGNLPADLLDTYEAERKPHARSMIRLAKLIGMIMTDGGELGNRLRGVLAPHLHRIPGLTAQITSGETPPLRRGGMVTAPLLRRGLAGRLVPNCRLADGRRVDDAIAGRYAVITTAAPTTAQRECIEQHGGILLTAERDGELHRWLRDARTTAALVRPDGTIQRTGSKLTQLCTDIVDLHWSAAHGTTLEQHEPEAQTPPSTRESAGTMANPDI; encoded by the coding sequence ATGAACGGCTCGATCGTTCCGGTGGTCATCGTCGGCGCGGGCCCGACCGGGCTCACCGCGGCCACCCTGCTGGCTCAGTACGGCATCGAGGTCCTCGTGCTGGAACGCTGGGACGGTGTCTTCCCACAGCCCCGTGCGGTGCACCTCGACGGCGAAATACGCCGCATCCTGGCCAAACTCGGAATCGGGACTGCCTTCGACGCCATCACCCGGCCCGCGCTGGGACTGCGCCTGCTCGACCGCGATCAACGCGTGCTCGGCCAGATCGACCGCGACCCGGCGGGCGGGCGCAACGGCTACCCCGAAGCGAACCTGTTCGACCAGCCCGAACTGGAAGCGCTGCTGCGCGCCAACCTCGAACACCACCGATCCGTCACCGTGCACGGCAACGCCGAAGTCACCGCTATCACCGCCGAAACCGACTGCGTGCGAATCGATTACACCGACCGCCTCACCGGATCAGCGGGAACCGTGCGCGCAAGATACCTGCTCGGCTGCGACGGCGCCAACAGCCTGATCCGCGCCGCCATCGGCGCACACATGCAGGACATGAGATTCGAACAACGCTGGCTGGTCGTCGATGTCGCCACCACCGCCGAACTGGACCAATGGGAAGGGGTCCACCAAGTCTGCGACCCCGAACGCGCCGCCACCTACATGCGCATCGGGAAAACCCGCCACCGCTGGGAATTCCGCCTGCGGCCCGGCGAAACCGCCGACGACTATCCAGATGTCAGCCGACTGCACCCGCTGATCCGTCCCTGGACCGCAGACACCCCGGTCGAGGAGTTGGATGTGGTTCGGGTCGCCGAATACACCTTCCGCGCCCAAGCCGCCGACCGCTGGCAGCGCGGACGAGTCTTCATCCTCGGCGATGCCGCCCACCTCACCCCGCCATTCATCGGGCAGGGACTGTGCGCTGGACTCCGCGACGCGGCGAACCTCACCTGGAAGCTGGCGGCGGTCCTGGCCGGCAACCTGCCCGCAGACCTGCTCGATACCTACGAGGCCGAGCGAAAACCACACGCGCGCAGCATGATCCGCCTCGCCAAACTAATCGGCATGATCATGACCGACGGCGGTGAACTGGGCAATCGACTGCGTGGCGTGCTTGCCCCGCATCTGCACCGCATTCCCGGCCTCACCGCACAGATCACCAGCGGCGAAACACCACCGCTGCGCCGCGGCGGCATGGTCACGGCGCCCTTACTCCGGCGTGGTCTGGCCGGCCGACTCGTCCCGAATTGTCGGCTCGCCGATGGTCGCCGTGTCGACGACGCCATCGCCGGTCGCTACGCGGTCATCACCACCGCCGCACCGACAACCGCGCAACGTGAGTGCATCGAACAACACGGCGGAATTCTGCTCACCGCCGAGCGCGACGGCGAATTGCACCGCTGGCTTCGCGATGCGCGCACCACCGCCGCCCTGGTCCGCCCGGATGGGACCATCCAGCGAACCGGAAGCAAGCTGACACAGCTGTGCACCGACATCGTCGACCTCCACTGGAGCGCCGCGCACGGGACAACGCTCGAGCAGCACGAACCCGAGGCCCAGACGCCGCCTTCAACCCGGGAATCCGCCGGAACAATGGCGAATCCTGATATCTGA
- a CDS encoding class I adenylate-forming enzyme family protein, protein MNPFSTLPDRRAAAAPDAAAVADDSTDLNNAGFLDAVRRAAATLRAAGVSSGDVVAIMLPNTAAYVVSLFATWRVGATVSPIDPSLTSAEADYQLTDTGAKVLITAQRPTSDAAVHVVIPADDLTAADPDVAEPARPRNDTLALLFRTHGTGRSHSVTVDHANLNAMCSVAIEAFELTAADHSLLHLPLFHVNSIVVGTVSPLLAGGRATVASSPKTFFDRIERSRATCICAVPATYALLTDLPAHIRPNTSSVRFAICGAAPANAELLTEFQRRYGIPIIDGYVSEVPVRARRAPSPAR, encoded by the coding sequence ATGAACCCTTTCTCGACTCTGCCGGACCGTCGTGCGGCTGCCGCACCGGACGCGGCCGCCGTCGCCGACGACAGCACTGACCTGAACAATGCAGGATTCCTGGACGCTGTGCGGCGTGCCGCCGCTACCCTGCGCGCCGCGGGAGTCTCGAGCGGCGACGTGGTCGCGATCATGTTGCCCAACACTGCCGCCTATGTCGTATCCCTGTTCGCTACCTGGCGTGTGGGTGCCACGGTCAGCCCTATCGACCCGTCGCTGACCTCCGCAGAAGCCGACTATCAGCTGACCGATACCGGCGCCAAGGTCCTGATCACCGCGCAGCGGCCCACCTCCGACGCGGCGGTCCACGTCGTCATTCCCGCCGACGATCTCACCGCCGCTGACCCTGATGTCGCCGAACCCGCACGGCCCCGCAACGACACACTGGCGCTGCTGTTCCGCACCCACGGCACGGGCAGATCCCACAGCGTGACGGTCGACCACGCCAACCTCAACGCCATGTGCTCGGTGGCAATCGAGGCATTCGAACTCACCGCAGCCGACCACAGCCTGCTGCATCTGCCGTTGTTCCACGTCAACAGCATCGTTGTCGGCACTGTGTCGCCGCTGCTCGCCGGTGGGCGCGCCACCGTGGCCTCGAGCCCGAAGACTTTCTTCGACCGGATCGAGCGCAGCCGTGCCACATGCATCTGCGCTGTCCCGGCCACGTATGCACTGCTGACGGACCTGCCCGCCCACATCCGGCCGAACACCTCATCTGTGCGGTTCGCCATCTGCGGCGCGGCCCCGGCAAACGCCGAACTGCTGACCGAATTCCAACGCCGCTACGGAATTCCGATTATCGACGGCTATGTCTCCGAAGTTCCGGTGCGAGCACGCCGCGCACCGTCACCCGCACGATGA
- a CDS encoding CdaR family transcriptional regulator has protein sequence MNKRVTEIAAIVRRGLEDEIPELRGDPRTIELLGASVEGNVDTILHALQHDIPVARINAPTAAIEYARRLAQHGVPVEALVRAYRVGHRRMTELVFAELRAGAIAPADGVAVAEAITTATFEYVDWITMQVVAVYETEREQWLESRNSTRALLVREVLSGSKSVDIDAATESIRYPLSWHHLALILWYPDTSASSDELTRLQRFARELAEAVGTEAAPLFGAADRTSAWAWLPYRSEQPDAVAKVRGFASMRLDAPRLAIGILGQGISGFRRSHRQALRARSVALARTDVEPRIIAASDPGLTTAALLGAGAEVGEWVSEMLGELAADNDNDARLRETLRVFLRTGCSYKAAAAELDLHANSVKYRVGRAVSRRGRPITDDRLDVELALLICHWYGAAVLRPNSD, from the coding sequence ATGAACAAGCGGGTGACGGAGATCGCCGCGATCGTGCGGCGCGGTCTCGAGGACGAGATCCCCGAACTGCGGGGTGACCCCCGCACCATCGAACTGCTTGGTGCCAGCGTCGAAGGCAATGTCGACACCATCCTGCACGCGCTGCAGCACGACATACCAGTTGCACGGATCAACGCTCCCACCGCGGCCATCGAATACGCCAGACGCCTTGCCCAGCACGGAGTTCCGGTCGAGGCCCTGGTGCGTGCCTATCGGGTCGGGCATCGGCGGATGACCGAGTTGGTCTTCGCGGAATTGCGGGCCGGCGCTATCGCGCCCGCCGACGGTGTCGCTGTCGCGGAGGCGATCACCACCGCGACGTTCGAGTACGTCGACTGGATCACCATGCAGGTCGTCGCGGTGTACGAGACCGAGCGCGAGCAGTGGCTGGAGAGCCGCAACAGCACCCGCGCGCTGCTCGTGCGTGAGGTGCTGTCCGGGAGTAAGTCGGTCGATATCGACGCCGCGACCGAATCCATCCGCTACCCGCTGAGTTGGCATCACCTGGCGCTGATCCTCTGGTATCCCGACACCAGCGCCAGCAGCGACGAGCTGACCCGGTTGCAACGCTTCGCCCGTGAGCTGGCCGAGGCGGTCGGCACCGAGGCCGCGCCGCTGTTCGGGGCCGCCGACCGGACGAGCGCATGGGCCTGGCTGCCATATCGATCCGAGCAGCCCGATGCGGTGGCCAAGGTCCGTGGTTTCGCGAGTATGCGGCTGGACGCACCGCGTTTGGCGATCGGCATCCTGGGCCAGGGGATATCAGGGTTCCGCCGGTCCCATCGGCAGGCGCTGCGCGCGCGCTCGGTCGCGCTCGCGCGCACCGACGTCGAACCGAGGATCATCGCCGCGAGCGATCCGGGGCTGACGACCGCGGCGCTGCTCGGCGCCGGCGCCGAGGTCGGCGAATGGGTGAGCGAGATGCTCGGCGAATTGGCTGCCGACAACGACAACGATGCCCGGCTACGCGAGACGCTGCGGGTGTTCCTGCGCACCGGATGCAGCTACAAGGCGGCCGCCGCGGAGCTCGATCTCCATGCCAATTCGGTGAAATACCGGGTCGGGCGGGCAGTTTCGCGACGCGGGCGGCCGATCACCGACGACCGGTTGGACGTCGAGTTGGCGCTGCTGATCTGCCACTGGTACGGCGCCGCGGTGCTGCGGCCGAATTCGGACTGA